Proteins encoded by one window of Halobaculum halobium:
- a CDS encoding NAD(P)/FAD-dependent oxidoreductase, whose protein sequence is MHVVVLGAGYAGVAVTRRLESRLPSAVDITLVNDGESHVLVHETHRAIRRPAVADAISVPLEDLLDRAELIVDRVVDVDAEAGVAELASGDDIEWDYGALCLGSETAYYGIEGLREHATPLKSLDDAAEIREEFLELLGDGGRVVVGGAGLSGVQVAGELTALAREKDVAVPDEAEVVLVEQLGEVAPNFPANFSRAVREQLEARGVDVETDTTVEQVFDDRIATAAGDLSYDQLVWTGGIAGDDAVGGDRPVVRADLRLTDGTFALGDAARVVDADGEAVPASASAAVREAKAVAENIGRLVDNEMVGDEDEFEPRLTRYRFEVPGWLVSVGDGAVAQLGPTVLTGPAARASKAGVGAGYLTSVGAVQKAIQLAEEELL, encoded by the coding sequence ATGCATGTCGTCGTTCTCGGCGCCGGCTACGCTGGCGTCGCTGTGACCCGGAGACTCGAGTCGCGACTCCCCTCGGCTGTCGACATCACGCTCGTCAACGACGGCGAGAGTCACGTCCTCGTCCACGAGACGCACCGTGCGATCCGCCGGCCGGCGGTCGCCGACGCCATCTCGGTGCCGCTCGAGGACCTGCTCGACCGCGCTGAGTTGATCGTGGACCGGGTCGTCGACGTGGACGCCGAGGCGGGCGTGGCCGAGTTGGCGAGCGGAGACGACATCGAGTGGGACTACGGCGCGCTGTGTCTCGGCTCGGAGACCGCGTATTACGGGATCGAAGGGCTTCGCGAGCACGCGACGCCGCTGAAGTCGCTCGACGACGCCGCCGAGATCCGCGAGGAGTTTCTGGAACTCCTCGGCGACGGCGGGCGCGTCGTGGTCGGCGGCGCCGGCCTGTCGGGCGTGCAGGTCGCCGGCGAACTCACGGCGCTCGCACGCGAGAAAGACGTCGCGGTACCCGACGAGGCGGAGGTCGTCCTCGTCGAGCAGTTGGGCGAGGTCGCGCCGAACTTCCCGGCGAACTTCAGCCGAGCCGTACGCGAGCAGTTGGAGGCGCGTGGCGTCGACGTCGAGACCGACACGACCGTCGAACAGGTCTTCGACGACCGGATCGCCACCGCCGCCGGCGACCTCTCGTACGACCAACTCGTCTGGACCGGCGGCATCGCCGGCGACGACGCCGTGGGTGGCGACCGTCCGGTCGTCCGTGCCGACCTCCGACTCACCGACGGTACGTTCGCCTTGGGTGACGCCGCCCGCGTCGTCGATGCCGACGGCGAGGCGGTCCCGGCCTCGGCGTCTGCGGCCGTTCGGGAGGCGAAGGCGGTCGCGGAGAACATCGGTCGGCTGGTGGACAACGAGATGGTCGGCGACGAGGACGAGTTCGAACCGCGGCTGACGCGCTACCGGTTCGAGGTGCCCGGTTGGCTCGTCTCTGTCGGCGACGGCGCCGTGGCGCAGTTGGGGCCGACGGTGCTCACCGGCCCGGCCGCGCGGGCGTCGAAGGCGGGCGTCGGCGCGGGGTATCTCACGTCCGTCGGCGCCGTTCAGAAAGCGATCCAACTGGCGGAAGAGGAGCTCCTGTAG
- a CDS encoding rubrerythrin-like domain-containing protein, producing MPSKDIDPYDASEALFECVGCGTRLRGASHPGTCPECESAVRNIAVSRE from the coding sequence GTGCCATCCAAGGATATCGATCCGTACGACGCGTCTGAAGCGTTGTTCGAGTGTGTCGGCTGCGGGACGCGGCTCCGAGGGGCCAGCCATCCCGGCACGTGTCCCGAGTGCGAGAGCGCGGTCCGGAACATCGCCGTCAGCCGGGAGTGA